From Desulfuromonas soudanensis, the proteins below share one genomic window:
- a CDS encoding lipid biosynthesis B12-binding/radical SAM protein, with protein sequence MSRIFLLSCNVTTEPYPVYPLGMAVVASALQGAGHQVRQFDYLASGRSEEKLREALRAFAPDFVCLSLRNIDNVDSFASERSWYLGLARAQVALIREVTEAPLIVGGPAFSIMPGEILSYIGADYGVAGEGEKAVCDLIEALGRGEEPPRIVSGNAAPLSGEEMVSPLYDQELIDFYVGESGMVNLQTKRGCPHNCSYCTYPALEGNLFRVREPKAVVDDIERIQRDHGAESFFFTDSVFNDAAGHYLLVAEELIRRGTKVRWCGFFRPQGLGRSELSLLKASGLYAVELGTDAASDTTLRALNKGFTFADVLAVNEACVAEELPCSHFIMFGGPGETLETVDEGLANIARLEHAVVFAFSGIRILPGTDLHAQAVREGVLEASAPLLMPTYYFSPGLDPEAMNARILASFQGRRDRIFPPSDGQEKMAVMHRFGYRGILWDKLISYRSAGKKA encoded by the coding sequence ATGAGCCGGATTTTCCTCCTCTCCTGCAACGTCACCACCGAGCCCTATCCGGTCTATCCCCTGGGGATGGCGGTCGTCGCCTCCGCCCTCCAGGGGGCGGGGCACCAGGTGCGGCAGTTCGACTATCTCGCCTCCGGGCGCTCGGAGGAGAAGCTGCGCGAGGCGCTGCGGGCCTTTGCCCCCGATTTCGTCTGCCTCTCCCTGCGCAACATCGACAACGTCGACTCCTTCGCTTCGGAGCGATCCTGGTACCTCGGCCTGGCCCGGGCGCAGGTGGCGCTCATCCGGGAAGTGACAGAGGCCCCGCTCATCGTCGGCGGCCCGGCCTTCTCCATCATGCCCGGAGAGATCCTTTCCTATATCGGCGCCGACTACGGTGTCGCCGGCGAGGGGGAAAAAGCGGTCTGCGACCTGATCGAAGCGCTCGGCCGGGGGGAGGAGCCTCCGCGGATCGTTTCGGGAAACGCGGCGCCGCTTTCCGGGGAGGAGATGGTCTCCCCTCTCTATGACCAGGAGCTCATCGATTTCTATGTCGGGGAGAGCGGCATGGTCAATTTGCAGACCAAGCGCGGCTGCCCCCACAACTGCAGCTACTGCACCTATCCGGCCCTGGAGGGGAATCTCTTCCGGGTCCGGGAGCCGAAAGCGGTGGTGGACGACATCGAGCGCATCCAGCGCGATCATGGCGCGGAGAGTTTTTTCTTCACCGATTCGGTCTTCAACGACGCCGCCGGTCACTACCTGCTGGTGGCCGAGGAGCTGATCCGGCGCGGGACGAAAGTCCGCTGGTGCGGCTTTTTCCGCCCTCAGGGGCTGGGGCGCTCCGAGCTCTCCCTCCTCAAGGCCTCGGGGCTCTACGCCGTGGAACTCGGGACCGACGCCGCCAGCGACACCACCCTGCGCGCCCTGAACAAGGGGTTCACCTTTGCCGACGTCCTCGCCGTCAACGAGGCCTGCGTCGCCGAGGAACTCCCCTGCTCCCATTTCATCATGTTCGGCGGCCCCGGCGAAACGTTGGAGACGGTGGACGAGGGGCTGGCCAACATCGCCCGGCTAGAGCATGCGGTGGTCTTCGCCTTCTCCGGCATCCGCATCCTCCCCGGCACCGACCTCCATGCCCAGGCGGTGCGCGAGGGGGTGCTCGAAGCCTCGGCGCCGCTCCTCATGCCGACCTATTATTTCTCCCCGGGGCTCGATCCCGAGGCGATGAACGCCCGCATCCTCGCCTCCTTCCAGGGGCGCCGCGACCGCATCTTCCCCCCCTCCGACGGCCAGGAGAAGATGGCGGTGATGCACCGCTTCGGTTATCGCGGCATTCTCTGGGACAAGCTCATCTCCTATCGAAGCGCCGGGAAAAAGGCTTAG
- a CDS encoding B12-binding domain-containing radical SAM protein produces the protein MTAYNKGTILLVHPLGYRVEAAGRDISRMANIMPPLGLASIAAYLEKKGYGAEIIDCYAHPDGQSVIREALRKHRPAFIGLSCTTSSFLDGVRIAALAREEIPSIRAVFGGPHVSALKEQVLRDYPGVDFAVAGEGEETLEELLSSDGENPEKIKGLVYRGKDGEAAFTGYRPKGIELDSLPFPAYEKLAGYPQAYRLPIFNYPKAPNTSCISSRGCPYACSYCDRSVFGRSFRYNSAEYLYEHLRYLRERFGIRHVNFYDDQFTFNRARVEAFCTMMIDRPLGMTFNCAVRAEHIDPALLALMKKAGCWMASLGIETGDPELLAQHRQNPDLEMLAEKIRMIKGAGIRTKGLLMMGLPGESETSIRRSMEYVFSLPVDDFNLAKFTPFPGSPLYETIHELGSFDEDWEKMDCMQFQFIPHGMTRERLEVLFQEFYKRHFMRPQVLLGYGAMLWRSPDSWRRFVANLGDFVRFARSNDRLGEK, from the coding sequence ATGACAGCCTACAACAAGGGCACCATCCTCCTCGTTCACCCCCTGGGGTACCGTGTCGAGGCCGCCGGGCGGGACATCTCCCGCATGGCCAACATCATGCCCCCCCTCGGGCTGGCGAGCATCGCCGCCTACCTGGAGAAAAAGGGGTATGGTGCCGAGATCATCGACTGCTACGCCCACCCCGACGGACAGAGCGTCATTCGCGAGGCTCTGCGCAAGCACCGGCCGGCGTTCATCGGCCTGAGCTGCACCACGTCGAGCTTTCTCGACGGCGTGAGGATCGCCGCCCTGGCCAGGGAGGAGATCCCGTCCATCCGCGCCGTCTTCGGCGGTCCCCACGTCTCGGCCCTCAAGGAGCAGGTGCTGCGGGACTACCCCGGGGTCGATTTCGCGGTGGCCGGCGAGGGGGAGGAGACCCTGGAGGAGCTTTTATCTTCCGACGGAGAGAATCCCGAGAAAATCAAGGGGCTCGTCTACCGCGGCAAGGACGGTGAGGCGGCTTTCACCGGCTATCGCCCCAAGGGGATCGAACTCGATTCCCTCCCTTTTCCGGCCTACGAAAAGCTCGCCGGCTATCCGCAGGCCTACCGCCTGCCGATCTTCAACTACCCCAAGGCACCCAACACCAGCTGCATCTCCAGCCGCGGCTGCCCCTACGCCTGCAGCTACTGCGACCGCTCGGTCTTCGGCCGCTCCTTTCGCTACAATTCGGCCGAATACCTCTACGAGCACCTGCGCTACCTGCGGGAGCGCTTCGGCATCCGGCACGTCAACTTCTACGACGACCAGTTCACCTTCAACCGCGCCCGCGTCGAGGCCTTCTGCACGATGATGATCGACCGGCCGCTGGGGATGACCTTCAACTGCGCGGTGCGCGCCGAGCATATCGACCCGGCGCTGCTGGCTCTGATGAAGAAGGCCGGCTGCTGGATGGCCAGCCTGGGGATCGAGACCGGGGATCCGGAGCTTTTGGCCCAGCACCGCCAGAACCCCGACCTGGAGATGCTCGCCGAGAAGATCCGCATGATCAAGGGGGCGGGGATCCGGACCAAGGGGCTGCTGATGATGGGGCTTCCGGGCGAGAGCGAGACGAGCATCCGCCGCAGCATGGAGTACGTCTTCTCTCTCCCCGTCGACGACTTCAACCTCGCCAAGTTCACCCCCTTCCCCGGTTCGCCCCTCTACGAGACGATCCACGAGCTCGGGTCCTTCGACGAGGATTGGGAGAAGATGGACTGCATGCAGTTCCAGTTTATTCCCCACGGCATGACCCGGGAGAGGCTGGAAGTCCTCTTTCAGGAATTCTACAAACGGCATTTCATGCGGCCGCAGGTCCTCCTCGGCTACGGGGCGATGCTCTGGCGCTCTCCCGACAGCTGGCGCCGCTTCGTCGCCAACCTCGGCGACTTCGTCCGTTTCGCCCGCAGCAACGATCGCCTGGGAGAGAAGTAA
- a CDS encoding DUF2062 domain-containing protein, protein MIFDRQKTLVVIPLYNHAATVRAVVEGVLAIHDQVLVVDDGSTDGGGDTLGGLPVALLRHEKNRGKGAAIMTAARQARGQGMTHILTIDADGQHDPADIPLFFRRLSEGPLTVVVGKRNFETENVPASSRFGRKFSNFWLRLQTGQCLGDTQSGFRAYPLAVLEGLKLKEIHYSFEVEVLVKAAWAGVPLADVDISVYYPPAGERISHFRGFMDNLRLTLLNTKLTMRSVAPWPHRRIVVAPGGQAKVSVLHPWRSLRLLLTENTSPAQLSAAGALGVFLGAVPLIALHTIAILFASGFFRLNKVAAVSASQLCIPPLVPALCIEVGYYLRNGSFLTEISLETLGYQGLDRLYEWFLGSLLLGPFLAAVVGGVIYAMASALRREKRVEG, encoded by the coding sequence GTGATTTTCGATCGACAAAAAACCCTCGTCGTCATCCCCCTCTACAACCACGCCGCCACGGTGCGCGCGGTGGTCGAGGGGGTCCTGGCCATCCACGACCAGGTGCTGGTGGTGGACGACGGCAGCACCGACGGCGGCGGCGACACCCTGGGCGGGCTCCCCGTCGCCCTGCTGCGCCACGAGAAGAACCGCGGCAAGGGGGCGGCGATCATGACCGCCGCCCGCCAGGCGCGGGGGCAGGGGATGACCCACATCCTCACCATCGACGCCGACGGCCAGCACGATCCGGCCGACATTCCCCTCTTTTTCCGACGCCTCTCCGAAGGACCCCTGACGGTGGTGGTCGGCAAACGCAATTTCGAGACCGAGAACGTACCGGCCTCCAGCCGCTTCGGGCGCAAGTTCTCCAATTTCTGGCTGCGCCTGCAGACCGGTCAATGTCTGGGGGATACCCAGAGCGGTTTTCGCGCCTATCCCCTCGCCGTTCTCGAGGGGCTGAAGCTGAAGGAGATTCACTATTCCTTCGAGGTCGAGGTCCTGGTGAAGGCGGCCTGGGCCGGGGTCCCCCTGGCCGATGTGGACATCTCCGTCTACTATCCTCCCGCCGGGGAGAGGATCTCCCACTTCCGCGGCTTTATGGACAACCTGCGCCTCACCCTCCTCAATACCAAGCTGACCATGCGCTCGGTGGCGCCCTGGCCGCACCGCAGGATCGTCGTCGCCCCCGGCGGGCAAGCGAAGGTGAGCGTGCTGCACCCCTGGCGTTCGCTGCGCCTGCTCCTGACGGAAAACACCTCGCCGGCGCAGCTCTCCGCCGCCGGAGCCCTGGGGGTCTTCCTCGGCGCCGTCCCGCTGATCGCCCTCCACACCATCGCCATCCTTTTTGCCTCCGGCTTCTTCCGCCTGAACAAGGTGGCGGCGGTGAGCGCCAGCCAGCTCTGCATCCCCCCGCTGGTCCCGGCGCTGTGCATCGAGGTCGGCTATTACCTGCGCAACGGGTCGTTTCTCACCGAGATCTCCCTGGAAACCCTCGGCTACCAGGGGCTCGATCGGCTCTACGAGTGGTTCCTCGGCTCCCTCCTCCTCGGCCCCTTTCTGGCGGCCGTCGTCGGCGGCGTCATCTACGCCATGGCCTCGGCCCTGCGGAGGGAAAAACGTGTCGAAGGGTGA
- a CDS encoding lysophospholipid acyltransferase family protein, whose translation MSKGEGEEKKAEWSSRSIGSGWQHRIFYLLIRLGGRRAAYLLLYFVVLYYVLLRPDQRRKSEYYLRRRFPGDGPMARLAKSYRMSLQLGKVLVDRAVVGILGPEEVAVDLGGQEELLSLLGEGKGLVLMTAHVGCWQVAMSALGFLSVPVSLLMQREEGDLDRHYFEHAGLDSPYRIIDPRGFLGGTMEMLGVLKKGEVLSVMGDRMLGDDHNGVAVNFLGAPILVPYSAFKLASATGAPVAVLLSWKSGPRSYRLKLFRVIRVAPDLGRRAEAFAPYAQEFAVVLEEFTRDHPFQFFNFYDMWQTSPPRTGAGSAPKTQGA comes from the coding sequence GTGTCGAAGGGTGAAGGGGAGGAGAAGAAGGCTGAATGGAGCAGCCGCAGTATCGGCAGCGGCTGGCAGCACCGGATCTTCTACCTGCTGATCCGCCTCGGCGGGCGGCGGGCGGCGTATCTCCTCCTTTATTTCGTCGTTTTGTACTACGTTCTGCTGCGCCCCGATCAGCGGCGCAAGAGCGAATACTACCTGCGGCGGCGCTTCCCCGGGGACGGGCCGATGGCGCGCCTGGCGAAGAGTTACCGCATGAGCCTGCAGCTCGGCAAGGTCCTGGTCGACCGGGCGGTGGTGGGGATTCTCGGCCCCGAGGAAGTGGCGGTGGACCTCGGCGGGCAGGAGGAACTCCTCTCCCTCCTCGGCGAAGGGAAGGGGCTGGTGCTGATGACGGCCCACGTCGGCTGCTGGCAGGTGGCCATGTCGGCGCTCGGCTTTTTGTCGGTTCCGGTGAGCCTTCTCATGCAGCGGGAGGAGGGGGACCTCGACCGGCACTACTTCGAGCACGCCGGACTCGACTCCCCCTACCGGATCATCGACCCGCGGGGCTTTCTCGGCGGAACCATGGAGATGCTCGGCGTCCTGAAAAAGGGGGAAGTCCTTTCGGTCATGGGCGACCGGATGCTCGGCGACGACCACAACGGCGTGGCCGTTAACTTCCTCGGCGCCCCGATCCTTGTCCCTTATTCCGCCTTCAAGCTCGCCTCGGCGACGGGGGCTCCGGTGGCCGTTCTCCTCTCCTGGAAGAGCGGACCGAGAAGCTACCGACTCAAGCTCTTCCGGGTGATCCGGGTGGCCCCCGATCTCGGCCGTCGCGCCGAGGCCTTTGCTCCCTACGCCCAGGAGTTTGCCGTCGTTCTGGAAGAATTCACCCGGGATCATCCTTTTCAGTTTTTCAATTTTTACGATATGTGGCAAACTTCCCCTCCCCGGACCGGGGCGGGTTCTGCCCCGAAAACCCAAGGAGCATGA
- a CDS encoding phosphopantetheine-binding protein, whose product MTIKEKLKKLLVEELNLEDMTPEEILDDAPLFGEGLGLDSLDAVELVVLVQKHFGVEIKDMDEGRPALQSVATLAAFIEEKQGK is encoded by the coding sequence ATGACGATCAAGGAAAAACTCAAGAAGCTGCTGGTGGAAGAACTCAACCTGGAGGATATGACCCCCGAGGAGATCCTCGATGACGCCCCCCTCTTCGGCGAAGGGCTCGGCCTCGACTCCCTCGATGCCGTCGAACTGGTGGTCCTGGTGCAGAAGCACTTCGGCGTGGAGATCAAGGACATGGACGAAGGGCGTCCCGCCCTGCAGTCCGTTGCCACCCTGGCGGCCTTCATCGAAGAGAAGCAAGGCAAATGA
- a CDS encoding beta-ketoacyl-[acyl-carrier-protein] synthase family protein: MTFRAPVAVTGLGCLCAAGSNLGECTETLFTGRRSPSPPGRFSTTHPVSYPVFEVPEAALAETAGEEKGLLRTSRLALAAAREAVADAGWAPADLAALRVGVCVGTTVGSAMNNEDFYRQYREGGRPEMTPIERFLLSNPAAAISRAYSLNGPCQTVVNACASGTDAIGLAASWIRAGLCDLAIAGGADELCRVTYNGFVSLMIADTEPVRPFDATRRGLNLGEGAAMLILESEALRREKKGRARAFVLGYGSACDAYHLTAPSPEGTGLRRAIEEALATSGVETAEIAFVNAHGTGTPDNDRVESRVLCEALPQVPFFSTKGYTGHTLGAAGAIEAALTVACLERREIPASVGFSIPDPDLPGRPTEKAVALRGRVALSESLAFGGNNAVIVFGAGDNS, encoded by the coding sequence ATGACCTTCAGGGCTCCCGTTGCCGTGACCGGCCTCGGCTGCCTGTGCGCCGCCGGCAGCAATCTCGGCGAATGCACCGAGACGCTCTTTACCGGCAGGCGCTCGCCTTCGCCCCCCGGCCGTTTTTCCACGACGCACCCGGTCTCCTATCCCGTCTTCGAGGTCCCTGAGGCCGCCCTGGCCGAGACGGCGGGGGAGGAAAAGGGACTGCTGCGCACCTCCCGCCTCGCCCTGGCGGCGGCCCGGGAAGCGGTGGCCGACGCCGGCTGGGCGCCCGCCGATCTGGCGGCGCTGCGGGTCGGCGTCTGCGTCGGGACGACGGTGGGGAGCGCCATGAACAACGAGGACTTTTATCGCCAGTACCGGGAGGGGGGGCGTCCGGAGATGACTCCCATCGAACGCTTTCTTCTGAGCAACCCGGCGGCGGCAATCTCCCGGGCCTACTCCCTCAACGGCCCCTGTCAGACGGTGGTCAACGCCTGCGCCTCGGGGACGGACGCCATCGGCCTGGCCGCCTCGTGGATCCGCGCCGGTCTCTGCGACCTGGCCATCGCCGGGGGGGCCGACGAGCTCTGCCGGGTGACCTACAACGGCTTTGTCTCCCTGATGATCGCCGATACCGAGCCGGTCCGCCCCTTCGATGCCACCCGCAGGGGGCTCAACCTCGGCGAGGGAGCCGCCATGCTGATTCTCGAGTCGGAAGCGCTCCGCAGAGAGAAAAAGGGGAGGGCGCGCGCTTTCGTGCTCGGTTACGGCTCGGCCTGCGACGCCTATCACCTGACGGCGCCGAGCCCCGAGGGGACCGGGTTGCGGCGGGCCATCGAGGAGGCTCTGGCGACCTCCGGCGTCGAGACCGCCGAAATCGCCTTCGTCAACGCCCACGGCACCGGCACCCCCGACAACGACCGGGTGGAGAGCCGGGTGCTCTGCGAGGCCCTGCCGCAGGTCCCCTTCTTCTCCACCAAGGGGTATACCGGTCACACCCTGGGGGCGGCGGGGGCGATCGAGGCCGCTCTCACCGTCGCCTGTCTGGAGCGCCGGGAGATCCCGGCCAGCGTCGGCTTTTCGATCCCCGATCCCGATCTGCCGGGGCGGCCGACGGAAAAGGCGGTCGCCCTCCGGGGGCGGGTCGCCCTCTCCGAGTCGCTGGCCTTCGGCGGGAACAATGCCGTGATCGTTTTCGGCGCGGGAGACAACTCATGA
- a CDS encoding beta-ketoacyl synthase N-terminal-like domain-containing protein: MTALAIEGIGVIGGFGCGLDALRQALDSGVSPIGALRTGPGEEEGSRPAFLAESSHLETFLPKRAFRRIDHFARLALLGSHLALQDAGRLEEGRQRLGVVIATGYGAARTTFSFLDSVLDDGDTCASPTNFSNSVHNAAAAHVSILLGATGPSLTVSQFEMSVFSALLTARQWLLEKRVDAVLFGGVDECGPVLGYCHERFFGEGVRAMSPLLFDRQSAVVGEGAAFFLLTRGGEGAGRYGFLSDLGFGRLSAGGPRVPENALLLLGADGHARCGAGYGALVPRGAEVAAYAPLYGSLPVGSAFDLAVAGLTLREGRVFPQPGPAPENDLWRAASTGTLGDRPVCGLKIDGEGVFGSFTVQHGPS, encoded by the coding sequence ATGACGGCTCTGGCCATCGAAGGAATCGGCGTGATCGGCGGCTTCGGCTGCGGCCTGGACGCTCTGCGCCAGGCGCTGGATTCGGGCGTCAGCCCGATAGGGGCCCTTAGAACAGGACCCGGCGAGGAGGAAGGGAGCCGCCCGGCGTTCCTCGCCGAGAGTTCGCACCTGGAGACGTTTCTCCCCAAGCGCGCCTTCCGCCGCATCGATCATTTCGCCCGCCTGGCTCTCCTCGGCTCCCATCTGGCACTCCAGGATGCCGGACGGCTGGAGGAAGGACGGCAGCGTCTCGGCGTGGTGATCGCCACCGGCTACGGTGCCGCCCGGACGACCTTCTCCTTTCTCGACTCGGTTCTCGACGACGGCGACACCTGCGCCTCGCCGACCAACTTTTCCAACTCGGTCCATAACGCCGCGGCGGCCCACGTCTCCATCCTCCTCGGCGCCACCGGGCCGAGCCTCACCGTCAGTCAGTTCGAGATGTCGGTCTTCTCGGCCCTCCTCACCGCCCGGCAGTGGCTGCTGGAAAAGAGGGTGGACGCCGTCCTTTTCGGCGGCGTCGACGAATGCGGCCCGGTGCTCGGGTATTGCCACGAGCGCTTCTTCGGCGAGGGAGTCAGGGCCATGTCCCCCCTCCTGTTCGACCGGCAGAGCGCGGTGGTCGGCGAAGGGGCGGCTTTTTTCCTCCTCACCCGCGGCGGGGAGGGTGCCGGTCGTTACGGATTTCTCTCCGACCTCGGGTTCGGCCGACTTTCCGCCGGAGGGCCCAGGGTGCCGGAAAACGCCCTCCTTTTGCTCGGCGCCGACGGCCACGCCCGCTGCGGCGCCGGATACGGAGCGCTTGTCCCCCGGGGGGCCGAGGTGGCCGCCTACGCCCCCCTCTACGGCTCTCTCCCCGTCGGGTCGGCCTTCGATCTCGCCGTGGCCGGTCTGACGCTGCGCGAGGGACGGGTCTTCCCCCAGCCCGGGCCGGCACCGGAAAACGATCTCTGGCGGGCTGCCTCCACTGGAACCCTGGGTGACCGCCCTGTCTGCGGCCTGAAAATTGATGGAGAAGGGGTCTTCGGCTCCTTTACGGTGCAGCATGGCCCGTCATAA
- a CDS encoding acyloxyacyl hydrolase, with product MARHKRFLLLVLVVTLLAVSPAAAETELVPTRYGLGLSYGLAYDPTNRLDFALLSGVVLFDYDRVWPHRAPEALRFKVEGSAGVITSPQPRGIVSANILALYYLDRFATPTLRPYVEAGIGVIYTDVQVEGQGLRLNFNPQAGLGVEIGDTSGSPWYLACRGHHVSNGGLYSENRGINSVVFLLGKYF from the coding sequence ATGGCCCGTCATAAACGTTTTCTTCTTCTCGTTCTGGTGGTGACCCTCCTCGCCGTCTCCCCGGCGGCGGCCGAGACGGAGCTTGTCCCCACCCGCTACGGCCTGGGGCTCTCTTACGGGCTGGCCTACGATCCGACGAATCGCCTCGACTTCGCCCTCCTGTCGGGCGTGGTCCTCTTCGACTACGACCGGGTCTGGCCCCACCGGGCGCCGGAGGCGCTGCGCTTCAAGGTGGAGGGGAGCGCCGGGGTCATCACCTCCCCCCAGCCCCGGGGGATCGTTTCGGCCAACATCCTCGCCCTCTATTATCTCGACCGTTTCGCCACCCCGACCCTGCGCCCCTACGTCGAGGCGGGGATCGGGGTGATCTATACGGATGTCCAGGTCGAGGGGCAGGGGTTGCGGCTCAATTTCAACCCTCAGGCCGGCCTGGGGGTTGAAATCGGCGACACCTCCGGTTCCCCCTGGTACCTGGCCTGCCGGGGGCATCACGTCTCCAACGGCGGACTCTACAGCGAAAACCGGGGGATCAACTCGGTGGTCTTTTTGCTCGGCAAATATTTTTGA
- a CDS encoding BtrH N-terminal domain-containing protein has translation MKLEFSHRQSAHCESGVTANLFRHQGIALSEAMVFGLGSGLFFGYLPMVRINALPLITFRNAPGGIFKRVTKRLGARVKTSRFRRPARAMAALDRNLGKGIPTGLQTGVFWLPYFPPALRFHFNAHNLVVTGKEGEAYRISDPVLEETVLCPPQDLARARFAKGALAPRGRMFVLEGVSDQFDLPGAVRAAIRETCRGMVKTPVPFIGVKGIRLLARRLEKWPEKLGARKASLHLGHLIRMQEEIGTGGGGFRFIYAAFLQEVADLLGESRLQELSKEMTAVGDRWRDFALLGARHIKGRGAEEISYPALAGILRECADREEELFRKLLLILA, from the coding sequence GTGAAGCTCGAATTTTCCCACCGGCAGTCGGCGCACTGCGAAAGCGGCGTGACGGCCAACCTCTTTCGGCATCAGGGGATCGCCCTCTCCGAGGCGATGGTCTTCGGTCTCGGCAGCGGCCTCTTCTTCGGCTACCTCCCCATGGTGCGCATCAACGCCCTCCCCCTCATCACCTTCCGAAACGCTCCCGGGGGAATCTTCAAGCGGGTCACCAAACGCCTGGGGGCCCGGGTGAAGACCTCCCGTTTTCGCCGTCCGGCCAGGGCCATGGCCGCCCTCGACCGGAACCTCGGCAAGGGGATTCCCACGGGGCTGCAGACGGGGGTCTTCTGGCTCCCCTACTTTCCGCCGGCCCTGCGCTTCCACTTCAACGCCCACAACCTGGTGGTGACCGGCAAGGAGGGGGAGGCCTACCGCATCAGCGATCCGGTTCTCGAAGAGACGGTCCTCTGCCCGCCGCAGGATCTGGCCCGGGCCCGGTTCGCCAAGGGAGCCCTCGCGCCGCGGGGGAGGATGTTCGTTCTCGAAGGGGTTTCCGATCAGTTCGATCTCCCCGGGGCGGTGCGCGCCGCCATCCGGGAGACCTGTCGGGGGATGGTGAAAACCCCGGTGCCGTTCATCGGCGTCAAGGGGATTCGTCTGCTGGCGAGGCGGTTGGAAAAATGGCCGGAGAAGCTGGGGGCGCGCAAGGCGTCTCTCCATCTCGGCCATCTGATCCGCATGCAGGAGGAGATCGGCACCGGCGGCGGCGGTTTTCGCTTCATCTACGCCGCCTTTCTCCAGGAGGTGGCGGATCTGCTGGGGGAGAGCCGGCTGCAGGAGCTTTCGAAGGAGATGACCGCCGTCGGCGATCGCTGGCGGGATTTCGCTCTTCTCGGAGCCCGTCACATCAAGGGGCGGGGTGCGGAGGAGATCTCCTACCCGGCGCTCGCCGGCATCCTGAGGGAATGCGCCGATCGCGAAGAAGAACTCTTCCGCAAACTCTTGCTGATCCTTGCCTGA
- a CDS encoding ABC transporter ATP-binding protein, translated as MRALVKGPKTIRLEERPRPEQKTVLEVEDLVKFYRGSAVPALNGFSVSIGEGGVLGLLGPNGAGKTTAISIMTTLLRPTSGRLTLCGVDVLKNPREARRLIGLVPQEIALYPSLSARENLRYFGRLHGRRGKALEGRIEECLEMVGLEESADRPVSTYSGGMKRRANLAAGVLHEPRILFLDEPTVGIDAQSRNLILENLGRMKERGMTLVYTTHYMEEARQLCTQVAIVDGGRVLAEGPPDELVAGAAGCANLEELFLQLTGKRLRD; from the coding sequence ATGCGCGCGCTGGTAAAGGGACCGAAGACGATCCGGCTGGAAGAGAGGCCTCGTCCGGAACAGAAGACGGTCCTCGAAGTCGAGGATCTGGTCAAGTTCTACAGGGGGAGCGCAGTCCCCGCCCTCAACGGCTTCAGCGTTTCCATCGGCGAAGGGGGCGTTCTCGGGCTCCTCGGGCCGAACGGGGCGGGAAAGACGACCGCCATCTCGATCATGACCACCCTGCTGCGGCCGACCTCGGGACGACTGACGCTCTGCGGCGTCGATGTGCTGAAAAATCCCCGGGAAGCCCGGCGCCTGATCGGTCTGGTCCCCCAGGAGATCGCCCTCTACCCGAGTCTGAGCGCCCGGGAGAATCTTCGCTACTTCGGGCGGCTGCACGGTCGGCGCGGGAAGGCGCTGGAGGGAAGGATCGAGGAGTGCCTGGAGATGGTCGGGCTCGAAGAGAGCGCCGACCGGCCGGTCTCGACCTATTCCGGGGGGATGAAACGACGCGCCAACCTGGCGGCGGGAGTCCTCCACGAGCCGCGGATCCTTTTTCTCGACGAGCCGACGGTCGGCATCGACGCCCAGTCGCGAAACCTGATCCTGGAAAACCTCGGCCGGATGAAGGAGAGGGGGATGACCCTGGTCTACACCACCCACTATATGGAAGAAGCCCGTCAGCTCTGCACCCAGGTGGCCATTGTCGACGGCGGGCGCGTCCTTGCCGAGGGCCCGCCGGATGAGCTCGTGGCCGGCGCCGCGGGGTGCGCCAACCTCGAAGAACTTTTTCTGCAGCTGACCGGCAAGCGTCTGCGGGACTGA